GTTAAGGCAGGCTAATGGGGGATGCTAATAGGTGATTTTGGGAGGCAGCTTGCGTGCCTCTTCGATCAGCAACTCGACCGACTTCTCCGATGGCATCACGCGGACGAGCTTTCGGCGCACATTGGCGTCCTTCATGCTCTGTGCCAGCCGCGACGGGTTGCGGTGGGCGAGCTCGCGCACCGTGGTAACGCCGGCGGCGCGGACCAGGCCGACCTTCGCCTTACCCATTCCGGGAATCCGCATATAGTCGGAGATGTTGGCCCATTCGAGCAGTTGTTGTTCGCTGATCCCGGTCTTGGCGGCGAGCGCCTTGCGTCCCTTGACGGTGCGGGCGGCTTCTAGCAGCGCGTCGGTCGTGCGGATTCCCTGTGATTTCAGTTTGGTGGCGCAATAGGCGGACAGGCCTTCGATCTCGGAGAGGGGGTATGTCATGATACTCG
The window above is part of the Bradyrhizobium sp. PSBB068 genome. Proteins encoded here:
- a CDS encoding DUF4332 domain-containing protein yields the protein MTYPLSEIEGLSAYCATKLKSQGIRTTDALLEAARTVKGRKALAAKTGISEQQLLEWANISDYMRIPGMGKAKVGLVRAAGVTTVRELAHRNPSRLAQSMKDANVRRKLVRVMPSEKSVELLIEEARKLPPKITY